Sequence from the Nocardia cyriacigeorgica GUH-2 genome:
CTCGTAGCCCACCCAGCGGTTGCGGTTGGTCCAGCCGACCAGGTCGTAGCGCCAGCGGAACGGCCAGGTGTGGGCGACGGTATTGACCAGCACGGCACCGAGCGCGGTGTAGTCGTCGTGCGCGGACAGCAGCGCCCGCTGGCCGCGTGGTGAGGCGGTGAAGAACGCCTCGAACATGGCGATGGACTGCTCGGTCGTCAGCCGGCCCAGCCCCCACAGCCCGCGCATCCGCATCCAATAGACCAGCCGCGCCCGCGGCGACCACAGCGCGGCCACCGGATCACGGCCCTGCTGGATCGCATCGATCGCGGTATCGACCAGCGCCAGCGAATCGGCAACACTGTAACCGGTACACGGATGCATCATGCCGCCGCGGGAACCGAATGGGATCACCCGGCCGGTGCCCTTCTTCGGCGGCGGCTGGTCCAGCGGATAGTGCGCGGCCTCGGTCGGTTCGCTGCCGGTGAGCCGGATGCCGTGGGCGGCGAGCCGGTTCAGGGTGCGCTTGCGCAATTCGTGCTGAGGCATGCCGCCGCGCAGTCCGAGGCTGGTCTCCTCGAAGATCACCGTGCCGTCGCCGAGCGGGACCGAGTACAGGAACGACGGCGGTTCGGCATTGCTCGCGCCATTCTCCGGCCGCCAGTCCAGCAGCAGACCCTCACCGTCGGCCACCATCGGGGCGGCGGTCTCGGCGTCGACGAAGATGCCGTGCGCGCTGGCCGTGCGCCGGGAGCCGGGGGAGGGCAGGCCGCGGGTATCGACGACGGCGTCGGCCGCGATCACCGTGCCGTCGGCCAGCTCCACCACATGCGGTTCCACCCGCGCCGCACGTCCGGCCCGCACCGTGGCCGGGTCCAGCGGCAGCGCGTCCCGCAGCCCCGGCTTGGACAGCACGCAATACGGGCGGAGGATGCGGTGCTCGCTCCTGGCCCAGACGGTGGGCGCCTCGATCCGGCTCGCGATGGCGCTCTGCGGTAACCAGTCGGGCAGTTCGTCCACCCAGCAGGAGAAGGTGGGCGGCCACAGCCGGTCCGGCCGGGGATCGACCGCGGCGACGGACAAGCCGGCGGCCTGCGCGCGGTGTGCCAGGGCCCGGCCGGCCGGGCCGAGCCCGACGACGCAGACGTCGACCTTGTGAACCGCGCTGACTGCCATAGAGGCATTCAAACCGTTCCCGACACGCCGACGCAACCATCCGGCAGGTGTGCCGCGATATATCGGCCCGCAAAGCGCTGCTGTTACAGCGAAATTCGAATAGGTCCGAATTCCGCCGCCGCAGTGCGCAGGGCTGCCCCCATTTCTGGTGTCCCCGCAATTCCAGTCGTGAAAGTTGTTGTGCCGCAACATAGCGTTGCTTTCGGAGCATCGAGGTGTTCCACTGTGCAGAAGGGACATCATGAGAGGCCGATTCCTCCGCCAGCTCGGGCTGGTGGCCGCCGCGGTCACCGCGGCCGCGATCCTTCCCGTCTCGGCGTACGCCGAGACGACGGATTCCCGCGCGGCATCGTCGATTGTCGCGGTATCCGAGCGCGACGCCCGCAATGTCACCCTCACGGTGCATTCGGCGGCGATGGATCTCGACATTCCGGTCGAGGTGATGAAGGCCGCCGATACCGGCGTGCCGCGGCCGGTGCTGTATCTGCTGCTCGGCGCGGGCGGCGGGGTGGACGGCTCCAATTGGGGGACCAAGACCGATGTGCTGGAGTTCCTCGCCGACAAGAACGTGCACGCGGTCTCGCCGATCGGCGGCATGTTCAGCTACTACGCCGACTGGCAAAAAGACGACCCGCGGCTGGGCAAGCAGAAGTGGAAGACCTTCCTCACCAGCGAACTGCCGCCGCTGATCGACGAATACCTGGGCACCAGCGGCCGCAACGGCATCGCCGGATTCTCCATGTCGGGCACCAGCAGCCTCGCCCTGGCGGCCACCACCGGCGATCTGTACGACGCCGCGGCCGCCTACAGCGGCTGCGCCCAGATCAGCGATCCGGCCGGCCAGGAGTTCGTGCGGCTGACCATCGAGGAGTGGGGCCTGGCCGAGAAGGACAACATGTACGGCCCGCCCAGCGATCCGGCTTGGGCTGCCAACGACCCCTACGTCCAGGCGGAGGGCCTGCGCGGAAAAGCGCTCTACATTTCCAGCGGCAGCGGCCTGCCCGGTATGTACGACCAATACGGCGGTAAGTATTCGCTGGAAGGCCCATGGCTTTTCGCGAATCAAATCGTGCTCGGCGGAATCATCGAGGCCGCGACGAATTACTGCTCGCACAATATGCAGGACCGGCTCAACGATCTCGGAATTCCGGCGACCTACAACTTCCGGCCCGACGGCACCCATTCCTGGGGCTACTGGCAGGACGCGCTGAAGGATTCCTGGCCGACGCTGGCTCCGGCGCTGGGGATATGACATGCGCAACGCGATACCGGCCCCCGGACATCTGGTCCGCGGGGTAGCGAGATTCGTCGTCGTAGTGATCACCGTCGCATTCGCGGCGATCCTGCTCGCGCCGTCCGGGACGGCGCAGGTGCTGCTGCCGCCGTTGCCCGGCGCGAACGATTCCGGCTGTGTGCTCGCACCCGGCCGGGAGCCGGTGGTGCTGGTGCACGGCTCCGGCACCGACATCACCCGCAGCTTCGGTGTGCTGGCTCCGGCCTTGCGCGCGGAAGGGCACTGCGTGTTCGCGGCCAATCTGGGTCAGGGGCCCGCCCTGGTCGACGCGGTCAGCGGGCACGCGGGCTCCTCGGTCGGTGTCGGCCCGGTCGGTGCGGCGCTGTCGGGCCGCCCGGTCTGGGGTGTGGCCTCGATCGAGACCATGGCCGACGAACTCGCCGGCGTGGTGCGCACCGTGCGCGACCGCACCGGCGCCCCGCGTGTGGCCCTGGTCGGTCATTCCACCGGCGGCAACGTCATCCGGCAGTACCTGCGCGAACGCGGTGGCAACGAGGTCGCGACCGTCGTCACCCTCGGCACGCCGTACCGGGGCACCACCTGGGACGGGTTGCGTGAGATGTATCCCGATCTGGCCGCGCTCGGGCTGACCGACGCGCAGATCGCCACCCAGGTCTTCGGCACTCCGGGTGCGCAGCAGGCGGCCGGCTCACCCCTGCTGCACCGGCTCAGTGCCGGCGGCGAGACGCTGCCCGGCATCCGCTACACCGCGATCGCCTCCCGCGCGGACACCGTGATCACGCCCACCGACACCGCGCTGCTCGCCCAGCCCGGCGCCGACGACCGCAATATCTGGTTGCAGGACGGCTGCCCTGCGGACCGGGCCGATCACAGCGCCATGCTCGCCGACGCCCGCGCTATCACCGCCGTCCTCATCGCACTCGACGGCCGCGACCGCCCGCTGCCCTGCTGAGTGGCGGACCGCGGCCGCGGCGGCTACTTCGGCGTGACCCAGGTGGTGATGTCGGCGTGCACGACCTCGAGGCCGTGCTTGTCGTAGATCGACACCGGTACCACGATCTCGGTGCCCTCGACGATCGAGCCGAAGTCCGGGATCTCGGGCAGCTTCGCCACCGCGCGTAGCCCCGTCTCGGCCTTGGCCAGGTACTGCACGTTCATCGCCTTCGGGATCCAGCGGTGGGTGGCGGGCACGGTGGCCTCGCTGAGCATGCCCATCGCGACCTCGGCCAGATTGCACGCCGCGATGGCGTGGAAGGTGCCGAGATGATTGTGGATACCGAACCATTTGGGCGAGGTGACCTCGCACAGGCCGGGCTCCAGCCGCACGACATTGGGCAGCACGGTGCCGAAGTAGGGCACCCGCGCGACCATGCCGAGCGAGAACAGGGTGTGGCCCAGGCGGTTGTCCGGCAGCTTCTTCCAGCCGCGGTAGGTCGCGGTTTCTTTGGTCATGCGAGCTATCTTACTCCGCAGTAAGATAGCTCGGTAGAGCGCCACGACATCGCACGTCAGAGCCGTATTCGTGGGTGCAGGGACCCCGATTTGATCGGGCTGAGGGGTTCGGGCATACTGTTCGGGTTGCCTTGCACCGGCCCGTGCCCGTTTCGCTGAAACGGATGGTCGGGTGGGGCAGGCAGTACGAATCGTGTACCTCACCGTTTTCGGTGTGGGTACGTCCGGGACTATGTTCCGAGCCCGACATGGAGTGATTTCCGGGGCCGAGGAATGAGCGGACGGGCGACACGCCCGACCGCGTGGACCGGAGAACCATGACAGATGAACAGCGGCGAAGACTGGGTGCGTCCCGGTCGTGGTCTCCTCTGAGACGTCTTCGTGTGTTCGGACTGTGCCAATGAGGTGGTACGGAAGCCCAGCTTCCGGATCACGAACGAAAGCGGAGAAAAGGACACTTAGCGTGGCGGGACAGAAGATCCGCATCAGGCTCAAGGCCTATGACCACGAGGCGATCGACGCGTCTGCGCGCAAGATCGTCGAGACGGTGACCCGCACCGGGGCCCGGGTCGTCGGGCCGGTGCCGTTGCCGACCGAAAAGAACGTGTACTGCGTCATCCGTTCGCCGCACAAGTACAAGGACTCGCGCGAGCACTTCGAGATGCGTACGCACAAGCGGCTGATCGACATCCTCGACCCGACGCCGAAGACGGTCGACGCGCTCATGCGTATCGACCTGCCGGCCAGCGTCGACGTCAACATTCAGTGACGGGGACTCGAGACATGACTGATAACAAGAACAGGCCAGCGGCCGGCATCCTGGGCACCAAGCTCGGCATGACCCAGGTGTTCGACGAGAAGAACCGCGTCGTCCCGGTGACCGTCATCAAGGCCGGACCGAACGTCGTCACCCAGATCCGCACCGAAGAGCGCGACGGCTACAGCGCCGTGCAGCTCGCCTTCGGCGCGATCGACCCGCGCAAGGTGAACAAGCCGGTCTCCGGCCAGTTCGCCAAGGCCGGCGTCACCCCGCGTCGCCACATCGCGGAGATCCGCGTGGCCGACGCCTCCTCCTTCGAGGTCGGCCAGGAGCTTTCCGCCGACGTGTTCGAAGAGGGCACCTTCGTCGACGTCACCGGCACCAGCAAGGGCAAGGGCTTCGCCGGCACCATGAAGCGCCACGGCTTCCGTGGCCAGGGTGCCTCCCACGGTGCGCAGGCCGTGCACCGTCGCCCGGGTTCCATCGGTGGCTGCGCCACCCCCGGCCGCGTGTTCAAGGGCATGCGCATGTCGGGCCGCATGGGTAACGACCGCGTCACCACGCAGAACCTCTCGGTTCACAAGGTGGACGCCGAGAACGGCCTGCTGCTGATCAAGGGTGCGATCCCGGGTCGCAAGGGCGGCGTCGTGATCGTCAAGAGCGCCGTGAAGGGTGGTGCGCACGCATGAGCGCTGTGAGCACTGAGAAGAAGACCAACCTGACCCTGCCGGTCAAGGAACTGGGTGGCAAGACCAACGGCACCGTCGAACTCCCCGCGGAGATCTTCGACGCGACCGCCAACATCGCGCTGATGCACCAGGTCGTCGTCGCCCAGCTCGCGGCCGCGCGTCAGGGCACGCACTCCACCAAGACCCGCGGTGAAGTCCGCGGTGGTGGCAAGAAGCCGTACCGGCAGAAGGGCACCGGCCGCGCCCGTCAGGGCTCGACCCGCGCGCCGCAGTTCGCCGGTGGTGGCACCGTGCACGGCCCGAAGCCGCGTGACTACAGCCAGCGGACCCCGAAGAAGATGATCCGCGCCGCGCTGCGCGGAGCGCTGTCGGACCGCGCGCGCAACGAGCGGATCCACGTGATCAGCGAACTGGTCGCGGGCCAGACCCCGTCGACCAAGACCGCGAAGACCTTCCTGTCCGAGCTGTCGGACCGGAAGAAGTTCCTGGTCGTGCTCGGCCGTGAGGACATCGCGGCCTGGAAGAGCGTGCAGAACCTCGAGTTCGTGCACCCGATCGCGCCGGATCAGCTCAACACCTACGACGTGCTGGAAAGCGACGAAGTCGTGTTCAGCGTCGAGGCCCTCAACGCCTTCGTGCACGGGCCGGCTGAGGCGGCACAGGAGGAGAGCAAGTGACCACCATCGCCGACCCCCGCGACATCCTGCTTGCGCCGGTCATCTCGGAGAAGTCCTACGGGCTGATCGAGGAAGGTACCTACACCTTCCTGGTGCACCCGGACTCGAACAAGACGCAGATCAAGATCGCCGTCGAGAAGGTCTTCGGCGTCAAGGTCACCAGCGTCAACACCGCCAACCGTCAGGGCAAGCGCAAGCGGACCCGCTTCGGTTACGGCAAGCGCAAGAACACCAAGCGCGCGCTCGTGACCATCTCGGCCGACAGCAAGCCCATCGAGATCTTCGGAGGCCCGGTCGCGTAAGCGCCTGGGAATCCAGAAAGCAGAGAAGAACTCATGGCAATCCGTAAGTACAAGCCGACAACCCCGGGCCGCCGCGGGTCGTCTGTCTCGGACTTCGCCGAGATCACCCGGTCGACCCCCGAGAAGTCGCTGATCCGTCCGCTCACCAAGAGCGGTGGTCGTAACGCCCACGGTCGCATCACCACCCGGCATCGCGGTGGCGGTCACAAGCGGGCCTACCGCGTGATCGACTTCCGTCGCCTGGACAAGGACGGCATCCCGGCCAAGGTCGCGCACATCGAGTACGACCCCAACCGGACCGCGAACATCGCGCTGCTGCACTACCGCGACGGCGAGAAGCGCTACATCATCGCCCCCAAGGGCGTGACGCAGGGCACCCCGATCGAGTCCGGCCCCACCGCCGACATCAAGCCGGGTAACAACCTGCCGCTGCGCAACATCCCCACCGGTACCACCATCCACGCGGTGGAGCTGCGTCCCGGCGGCGGTGCCAAGCTGGCCCGTTCGGCCGGTATGAGCATCCAGCTGCTGGGTAAGGAAGGCCCCTACGCCACGCTGCGTATGCCCTCCGGTGAGATCCGCCGCGTCGACGTGCGCTGCCGCGCCACCGTCGGCGAGGTCGGCAACGCCGAGCAGTCGAACATCAACTGGGGCAAGGCCGGCCGCATGCGCTGGAAGGGACGCCGTCCCACCGTCCGTGGTGTCGTCATGAACCCGGTCGACCACCCGCACGGTGGTGGTGAGGGCAAGACCTCCGGTGGTCGCCACCCGGTCTCGCCGTGGGGTCAGCCGGAAGGCCGCACCCGCAAGCCCAACCGTCCGAGCGACAAGCTCATCGTCCGCCGCCGTAAGACCGGCAAGAAGCGCTGAAGGAGGAGGTAAGAAATGCCACGCAGCCTCAAGAAGGGCCCGTTCGTCGACGACCACCTCCAAGCGAAGGTGGACGTGCAGAACGACAAGGGCACCAAGCAGGTCATCAAGACCTGGTCGCGTCGTTCGACCATCACCCCGGATTTCATCGGTCACACCTTCGCCGTCCACGACGGCCGCAAGCACGTGCCGGTGTTCGTCTCGGAGAACATGGTCGGGCACAAGCTCGGTGAGTTCGCGCCGACCAGGACGTTCAAGAGCCACGTCAAGGAAGACCGGAAGAGCAAGCGGCGATGACGACTGAGACTCAGAACCCCACTGCCCGGGCGACCGCCAAGCACGTGCGCGTCACCCCGATGAAGGCTCGTCGCGTCGTGGACCTGGTCCGCGGCAAGCGGGTCGAAGACGCTCTGGCGATCCTGAAGTTCGCGCCGCAGGCCGCGAGCGAGCCGGTCGCCAAGGTCGTGGCGAGTGCCGCGGCGAACGCCGAGAACAACCTCGGCCTCAACCCCGACACGCTGGTCATCTCGACGGCCTACGTCGACGAGGGCGCCACCATGAAGCGTTTCCAGCCGCGGGCCCAGGGCCGCGCGTTCCGGATCCGCAAGCGCACCAGCCACATCACCATCGAGGTCGAGAGCGTGCCCACTGCCGGCGCCACTCGTAGCCGCCGGAAGGGAGGGGCAAAGTAAATGGGACAGAAGATCAACCCCCATGGCTTCCGCCTCGGTATCACCACCGATTGGAAGTCCCGTTGGTACGCCGACAAGCAGTACGCGGACTACGTCAAGGAAGACGTCGCCATCCGCAAGCTGCTGTCCACCGGCATGGAGCGGGCGGGCATCTCGAAGGTGGAGATCGAGCGCACCCGTGACCGGGTTCGCGTCGACATCCACACCGCGCGGCCGGGCATCGTCATCGGCCGCCGCGGCGCCGAGGCCGACCGCATCCGCGCCGAGCTGGAGAAGCTCACCGGCAAGCAGGTTCAGCTGAACATCCTCGAGGTCAAGAACCCCGAGTCCGATGCCCAGCTGGTTGCCCAGGGTGTGGCCGAGCAGCTGTCCAACCGTGTGGCGTTCCGTCGCGCGATGCGTAAGGCCATCCAGTCGGCCATGCGTTCGCCGAACGTCAAGGGCATCCGTGTGCAGTGCTCGGGCCGCCTCGGTGGCGCCGAGATGTCGCGCTCGGAGTTCTACCGCGAGGGTCGGGTGCCGCTGCACACGCTGCGTGCCGACATCGACTACGGCCTCTACGAGGCCAAGACCACCTTCGGTCGTATCGGTGTGAAGGTCTGGATCTACAAGGGCGACATCGTCGGTGGCAAGCGTGAGCTGGCCGCCCCGAGCGCTCCGGCCGGCGATCGCCCGCGCCGCGAGCGTCCGAGCCGTCCGCGTCGTTCCGGTTCCGCTGGCACCACTGCGACCAGCACCGAGGCCGGCCGCGCCGCCACCGCCGTGGCGGAGGCACCGGCAGAGACACAGGAGGGCTGACGCATGCTGATGCCTCGCAAGGTCAAGCACCGCAAGCAGCATCACCCGAGCCGGTCCGGTATGGCCAAGGGCGGCACCTCGGTGGCGTTCGGTGAGTTCGGCATCCAGGCTCTCGAGCCTGCCTACGTCACCAACCGGCAGATCGAGTCGGCGCGTATCGCGATGACCCGCCACATCAAGCGTGGCGGCAAGATCTGGATCAACATCTACCCGGATCGCCCGCTGACCAAGAAGCCGGCCGAAACCCGCATGGGTTCCGGTAAGGGTTCGCCGGAGTGGTGGGTCGCGAACGTCAAGCCCGGCCGCGTGATGTTCGAAATGTCTTACCCCAACGAGGAGATTGCTCGTGAGGCCCTGCGCCGCGCGATGCACAAGCTCCCCATGAAGTGCAGGATCGTGACCAGGGAGGAGCAGTTCTGATGGCTACCGGAACACCGGCCGCAGAGCTCCGTGAGCTCACCGAAGACGAGCTCGTCGCCCGCCTGCGTGAGTCGAAGGAAGAGCTGTTCAACCTGCGCTTCCAGATGGCGACGGGACAGTTGGACAACAACCGTCGTCTGCGTGTGGTGCGTCACGAGATCGCGCGTATCTACACGGTCATGCGTGAGCGTGAGCTCGGTCTGGCCACCGGACCCGCTGGTAAGGGAGATGCGGCATGAGCGACAAAGTGGAAGTCCAGCGCAACAGCCGCAAGGTTCGCACCGGCTACGTTGTCTCGGACAAGATGAACAAGACGATCGTCGTCGAGCTGGAAGACCGTACGCGGCACCCGCTCTACGGCAAGATCATTCGCACCACCTCCAAGGTGAAGGCGCATGACGAGAACGAGATCGCCGGCATCGGCGACCGCGTTCAGCTGATGGAGACCCGTCCGCTGTCGGCCACCAAGCGCTGGCGTCTGGTCGAGGTCCTGGAGAAGGCCAAGTAAGCCTTTCTCCTCGGCTCGAAAGTCACCAAGGCCCGCTTCCTTTCCGGAAGCGGGCCTTCGGCTTTTCCCGGCACGAATGTGATGAAGCCGAAACATGATTCGCCCGCGACCGGTTTGGCGTGTCGCGGGTATCGGGGGCTAACGTGGACGGGCTATGAGGGATGCTGCGACGACGACATCGGGAGCCTGGCGGATCGACGACGGCACGGGGGTGATGTTCCGGGACGCAACCGTGGCGTGGGCTCTGGCCGCGCACGAGGTGCTCGCCGAAACCGCCACCGGCTATGGGCATTTCGTGACGGTCAAGGAGTTGGCCGAGCGGGTGCAGACCATGGCGGGGGTGCGCACCGACGCACCGACGCGCACCTGGATCGACGCGATCCTGCGTAAGGTCGCGCGCCGCTGCCACAACGCCGGCGAGCCCCCGCTGACCGCCCTGTGCGTCAAGCAGAACCTCAAGGTCAGCGACAGCTACAAGTACGTCCTCGAACTCGCCGACCTCCCCATCCCCGCCGACATCGAATCGCACGCCGCCTACGCCCGCTGGGCCTGCTACGCGGCCTACGGCGCCGACGTCCCCGCCGACGGCGGCGTCCCCCCACTCATCCCGCGCGGCGGCTCCCCCCGCCGCAGCGGCAGCAGCACCCCCACCCGCACCACCGCCGCCAAGTCCGACCCGGACACCCGCGCGGTGGTCTGCTCCAGCTGCTTCATCCAGCTCCCCGCCACAGGCATCTGCGAGCACTGCTGAACCTGCCGGCCTCGGGCAGGATGGAACGCGGTCGCCACCGGCGGCCGCGTCCGCGTTTCGCGCGTGCGTCACCACGACACGGATGGGTGTGATCATGCGATTCGGAATGTTCGTTCCGCAGGGCTGGCGGCTGGATCTCGTGGGGATCGAACCGCGCCGCCAGTGGCCGCTCATCCGGGAATTCGCCCGGCGCGCCGACGCGGGCACGGAGTGGGAATCGCTGTGGGTGTACGACCATTTCCACACCGTGCCCGTGCCCACCGAGGAGGCCACTCACGAGGCGTGGTCGCTGGTCTCGGCGCTCGGCGCGGTGACCGACCGGATCCGGCTCGGTCAGATGTGCACCGCGATGAGCTACCGCAATCCGGCCTATCTGGCCAAGGTGGCCGCGACCGCCGACGTGATTTCGGGTGGCCGGATCGAGATGGGGATCGGCGGCGGCTGGTACGAGCACGAATGGCGGGCATACGGATACGGGTTTCCGTCGGCCGGGGAGCGGCTGGGACGGTTGCGGGAGGGTGTGCAGATCTTCCGCCAGGCGTGGACCCAGGGCCGCGCCACCTTGGACGGCAAGTATTACCAGGTCGATGATGCCATCGTCGCCCCGCGACCGCTCCAGGAGGGCGGCATCCCGATCTGGATCGCGGGCGGCGGTGAGAAGGTCACCCTCGCGATCGCCGCGCGATACGCCGACTACACCAACTTCGACGGGACACCCGAAGGCTTCGCGCACAAATCCGAGGTGCTGCGCAAGCATTGCGCCGAGGCGGGAACCGATTTCGAGGCCATCACCCGGACCGCCGACTTCAACATCGCCATCGGCCGCACCGAAGCCGAGGTGCAGCAGCGATTGGACAAGCTGCGCGATCATCTGGCCGAGTTCGCTCCGCCCGAGCAGGTGGAGGCCTCGATGAGCGCATTCGTCGGCATGCCCGGGGTCGGCACGGTCGACCAGGTGATCGCGAACCTGTCCGAGCTGCGCGATCTCGGCATGGAGTACGCGATCTGCTACTTCCCCGAAGCCGCGTTCGACCTGTCCGGGATCGAATTGTTCGAGCGCGAGGTGATACCGGCGCTGCGCTAGGCGATCGTGGTCTGCCAGACGATGGCCGCGGCCAGGGCGCCGGCGCCGTTGACCGACCAGTGCAGGGCGATGGGGGCGAGCAGGCTGCCGCTGCGGTGGCGTAGCCAGGTGAAGACCACGCCGGCGACCGCGGTCGCGGCTACCGCGAGGGCGATGCCGGCGATCTGGCCGGCCAGGCCGCCGCCGACTATCTCGGACAGGCCACGGTTGCCCGAGGTCAGGCCGAGCGATGAGGCGATATGCCAGAGGCCGAACAGCAGCGATCCGGCCGCGAACACCCCGCGCGCGCCGTAGACGCGGCCGAGGGTGCCGTGCAGGACGCCGCGGAAGGCCAGTTCCTCGGGGATCACGGTCTGCAGCGGAATGATGATCATCGACGCGATCAGCGCACCGGAGATGGTGGCGTAGCGGTCGGCCATGAAGAACGGGCGGGTGATCGGTAGCGCCGCACCGATGGCGACCACGGTCAGTACCACGCCGACCGCGGCGAGTGCGTAGAGCGCGCCGGTCTTCCAGTGTCGTCGCGACAACCCCAGCTCGGACCAGCCGAGGCCACGCCGGCGCATCATGGTCAGCAGCACGAGCGCCGCCACCGGAACGGTGACGATATTGGCCCAGGCGGTGGTGAAATGCGCGATCAGATTGGTACCCGCCAGCACCGCGACCACGACGGCTACATCGAGGTAAGCGTGGATCTTGTGGCGGCGGACCGGTGCCGCGGGATCGAGGTCGGTGGAGAGCATCGCCGATAGTGTACGGAGCGTTCCTGAGCGCTGCCTGGGACGGAGATACTGATCACCCTCCGGTGCGCCAGCCCTCGAGATCGGTCCAGGCCTGCAGTGTGCGGCGGGTCTCGAACCGGCGTGGTTCGCCGCTGATCGGGTCGGTGAACTCGATGGCCGAGGCCAGCAATTGCAGCGGGCGGGTGAAATCGTGCACCGGTTTGTCGGTGATCACGGGGTAGAAGTCGTCGCCGAGGATCGGGATGCCGAGCGAGTTCAGGTGCAGCCGCAGCTGATGGGTGCGCCCGGTGCGCGGGTAGAGCCGGTAGCGGCCCAGTCCGTCGCGGTGTTCGAGCAGTTCGATGAGGGTCTCGGCGTTGGGTTCGCCGGGCACCTCCTGCGCGGCGAGCACCTGCTTTTCCTTGACGATCCGGCTGCGCACGGTGCGCGGCAGTTCCAGCGCCGGATCGTACGGCGCGATCGCCTCGTATTCCTTGCGCACGGTGCGCTTGTGGAACATCGTCTGGTAGGCGCCGCGCCGGGTGGGATCGATCACGAACAGGACCAGACCGGCCGTGGCCCGGTCCAGGCGGTGTGCCGGGATCAGGTCGGGCAGATCCAGCTCGCGCCGCAACCGCACCAGCGCGGTCTGGAGAATGTGCTGACCGCGTGGAATGGTCGCCAGGAAGTGCGGTTTGTCCACCACCAGCAGGTGCTCGTCGCGGTAGACGACGGGAATGTCGAAGGGCACCTCGGTTTCGGCCGGCAGGTCCCGGTGGAACCACACCGCACCGCCCGGCACGTACGGCGCGTCGGGTGCGATCGGACCGTCGAGGTCGACGATGCCGCCCTCGCGCAGCAGCTCATCGATGCGGGCGGCGGGCACCCTGGGCAGGCGGTGCACCAGATGGTCGCGGATCGTCGCCCACTCGCCGTCCTCCGGCAACCGAAGCCGGGCCGGATCCAAGCCGTACCGCTTCGGCAGCGGCGGCTGCTGCCTTCTTCTCATCGGTAACGAGATTAGTAGACGTTCCTGGTCAGAAGCCGCGCAGCCGGTCGGGGGTGATGCGGACCGGCACCGAGTACTCCTCGAAGAACTGCTCGCGCGTCATCGAAATGCTCTTCAGGCCCTCCGTGTACTTCTCGACGTAGGCCTCGATTTCCTCCGGCCCCGGCGTGCTGTCGTCGATGCGGGCCGTTCCGGTGAGCACCACCACCTCACCGCCGCTCTCGGTGCTGTTGAGGTTGAGCGAGACCCGCGGGTTGCGCGCGATATTGCGCAGCTTCGGCCGGTCCGGCTGGCTGAAGAGCAGGATTTCGCCCGCGCGCCACAGGAACCACACCGGGTTCGGCTGCGGGGTACCGCTGGGGCCGACCGTCGTCAGCCAGACGACCTGTTCGCCGTCCAGGCGCCCGGCGACCTTGGCGCCGAATTCTGTTGTGGTGTCGATGAGTTGCGCGGATCCGGCTGCGGTCATCGTGCTCTCCTCGCTCGTAGCGGTGACTTGTCGAGCGACAACGCGGTGACCGCCGCCACCATTCCCTAGCACGTCGCGGCTCGGCGCGGGCGGGAGAAACCGCATCTGTGGACTACCGG
This genomic interval carries:
- a CDS encoding RluA family pseudouridine synthase, yielding MRRRQQPPLPKRYGLDPARLRLPEDGEWATIRDHLVHRLPRVPAARIDELLREGGIVDLDGPIAPDAPYVPGGAVWFHRDLPAETEVPFDIPVVYRDEHLLVVDKPHFLATIPRGQHILQTALVRLRRELDLPDLIPAHRLDRATAGLVLFVIDPTRRGAYQTMFHKRTVRKEYEAIAPYDPALELPRTVRSRIVKEKQVLAAQEVPGEPNAETLIELLEHRDGLGRYRLYPRTGRTHQLRLHLNSLGIPILGDDFYPVITDKPVHDFTRPLQLLASAIEFTDPISGEPRRFETRRTLQAWTDLEGWRTGG
- a CDS encoding TIGR03667 family PPOX class F420-dependent oxidoreductase; the protein is MTAAGSAQLIDTTTEFGAKVAGRLDGEQVVWLTTVGPSGTPQPNPVWFLWRAGEILLFSQPDRPKLRNIARNPRVSLNLNSTESGGEVVVLTGTARIDDSTPGPEEIEAYVEKYTEGLKSISMTREQFFEEYSVPVRITPDRLRGF